A stretch of Panthera tigris isolate Pti1 chromosome E2, P.tigris_Pti1_mat1.1, whole genome shotgun sequence DNA encodes these proteins:
- the KIFC3 gene encoding kinesin-like protein KIFC3 isoform X2, whose translation MNVEKTGGRLFGSGRCSSLAGPPGAAPMVHRMVEAMSQLQEEKARLQEELAALQERLALRDSDQQATSTQLQNQVENLKEKLISQAQEVSRLRSELGGTDLEKHRDLLMVENERLRQEMRRFEAELQELRAKPVAPCTGCEHSQESAQLRDKLSQLQLEVVENKGMLSELNLEVQQKTDRLAEVELRLKDCLAEKAQEEERLSRRLRDSHETIASLRAQSPPVKYVIKTVEVESSKTKQALSESQARNQHLQEQVAMQRQVLKEMEQQLQSSHQLTAQLRAQIAMYESELERAHGQMLEEMQSLEEDKNRAIEEAFARAQVEMKAVHENLAGVRTNLLTLQPALRTLTNDYNGLKRQVRGFPLLLQEALKSVKAEIGQAIEEVNSNNQELLRKYRRELQLRKKCHNELVRLKGNIRVIARVRPVTKEDGEGPEATNAVTFDADDDSIIHLLHKGKPVSFELDKVFSPRASQQDVFQEVQALITSCIDGFNVCIFAYGQTGAGKTYTMEGTPENPGINQRALQLLFSEVQEKASDWDYTITVSAAEIYNEVLRDLLGQEPQEKLEIRLCPDGSGQLYVPGLTEFRVQSVEDINKVFEFGHTNRTTEFTNLNEHSSRSHALLIVTVRGVDCSTGLRTTGKLNLVDLAGSERVGKSGAEGSRLREAQHINKSLSALGDVIAALRSRQGHVPFRNSKLTYLLQDSLSGDSKTLMVVQVSPVEKNTSETLYSLKFAERVRSVELGPGSRRAELGSWSSQEHLEWEPACQTPQPSARAHSAPSSGTTSRPGSIRRKLQPLGKSRPVPV comes from the exons GTGGAAAACCTGAAGGAGAAGCTCATTAGCCAAGCCCAGGAAGTGAGCCGCCTTCGATCAGAGCTG GGAGGCACGGACTTGGAGAAGCACCGGGACCTGCTGATGGTGGAGAATGAACGGCTGAGGCAGGAGATGCGGCGCTTCGAGGCAGAGCTGCAGGAGCTGCGGGCCAAGCCGGTGGCCCCCTGCACGGGCTGCGAGCACAGCCAG GAGAGCGCCCAGCTCCGGGACAAGCTGTCACAGCTGCAGCTGGAGGTGGTGGAGAACAAGGGCATGCTTTCGGAGCTGAACCTGGAGGTGCAGCAGAAGACCGACCGGCTGGCGGAGGTCGAGCTGCGGCTCAAGGACTGCCTGGCCGAGAAGGCGCAGGAGGAGGAGCGGCTGAGCCGGCGCCTCCGGGACAGCCACGAGACCATCGCCAGCCTGCGGGCCCAGTCGCCGCCAGTCAAG TATGTCATCAAGACCGTGGAAGTGGAGTCGTCCAAGACCAAGCAGGCCCTCAGCGAGTCCCAGGCCCGGAACCAGCACCTGCAGGAGCAGGTGGCCATGCAGAGGCAGGTGCTGAAGGAGATGGAGCAGCAGCTGCAGAGCTCGCACCAGCTGACCGCGCAGCTCCGGGCGCAG ATCGCCATGTACGAGTCAGAGCTGGAGCGGGCACACGGGCAGATGCTGGAGGAGATGCAGTCCCTGGAGGAGGACAAGAACCGGGCCATCGAGGAGGCCTTTGCCAGAGCCCAGGTGGAGATGAAGGCTGTGCACGAGAACCTGGCAG GTGTCCGGACCAACCTGCTGACGCTGCAGCCAGCGCTGCGGACCCTCACCAACGACTACAATGGGCTCAAGCGGCAGGTGCGTGGCTTCCCCTTGCTCCTGCAGGAGGCTCTCAAGAGTGTCAAGGCCGAG ATCGGCCAAGCCATCGAGGAGGTCAACAGCAACAACCAGGAGCTCCTGCGCAAGTACCGCCGGGAGCTGCAGCTGCGCAAGAAGTGCCACAATGAGCTCGTGCGGCTGAAAG GGAATATCCGGGTGATTGCTCGTGTCAGGCCAGTCACCAAAGAGGACGGAGAAGGACCCGAAGCGACCAATGCTGTGACCTTCGATGCTGACGATGACTCCATCATCCACCTACTGCACAAAGGAAAGCCTGTGTCCTTTGAGCTGGACAAGGTCTTCTCCCCGCGGGCCTCACAGCAGGAC GTGTTCCAGGAGGTACAAGCCCTGATCACCTCCTGTATTGACGGCTTCAACGTCTGCATCTTTGCCTATGGCCAGACAGGTGCCGGCAAGACCTACACGATGGAG GGGACCCCTGAGAACCCAGGCATCAACCAGCGGGCCCTGCAGCTGCTCTTCTCCGAGGTGCAGGAGAAGGCATCCGACTGGGACTACACCATCACCGTCAGCGCTGCCGAGATCTACAACGAGGTCCTCAG GGACTTGCTggggcaggagccccaggagaAGCTGGAGATCCGGCTGTGCCCAGACGGCAGCGGGCAGCTGTACGTGCCGGGGCTGACAGAGTTCCGGGTGCAGAGCGTGGAGGACATCAACAAG gTGTTTGAGTTTGGCCACACCAACCGCACGACCGAGTTCACCAACCTGAACGAGCACAGCTCCCGCTCACACGCCCTGCTCATCGTGACGGTGCGCGGGGTGGACTGCAGCACGGGCCTCCGCACCACGG GGAAGCTGAACCTGGTGGACCTGGCCGGCTCGGAGCGCGTGGGCAAGTCAGGGGCTGAGGGCAGCCGCCTGCGGGAGGCGCAGCACATCAACAAGTCGCTGTCAGCCCTGGGGGACGTCATCGCCGCCCTGCGCTCCCGCCAGGGCCACGTGCCCTTCCGCAACTCCAAACTCACCTACCTGCTGCAGGACTCGCTCAGTGGAGACAGCAAGACCCTCATGGTGGTGCAG GTGTCCCCCGTGGAGAAGAACACCAGCGAGACGCTGTACTCCCTGAAGTTTGCAGAGAGGGTGCGCTCTGTGGAGCTGGGCCCTGGGTCCCGCAGGGCAGAGCTCGGGTCCTGGTCCAGCCAGGAGCACTTGGAG TGGGAGCCGGCTTGCCAGACCCCACAGCCCTCGGCACGAGCACACTCAGCCCCCAGCTCCGGGACCACCAGCCGCCCAGGCTCCATCCGGAGGAAGCTGCAGCCCTTGG GGAAGTCAAGGCCGGTGCCTGTGTGA
- the KATNB1 gene encoding katanin p80 WD40 repeat-containing subunit B1 isoform X1: protein MATPVVTKTAWKLQEIVAHASNVSSLVLGKASGRLLATGGDDCRVNLWSINKPNCIMSLTGHTSPVESVRLNTPEELIVAGSQSGSIRVWDLEAAKILRTLMGHKANICSLDFHPYGEFVASGSQDTNIKLWDIRRKGCVFRYRGHSQAVRCLRFSPDGKWLASAADDHTVKLWDLTAGKMMSEFPGHTGPVNVVEFHPNEYLLASGSSDRTIRFWDLEKFQVVSCIEGEPGPVRSVLFNPDGCCLYSGCQDSLRVYGWEPERCFDVVLVSWGKVADLAVCNDQLIGVAFSQSNVSSYVVDLTRVTRTGTVAQDLVQDSRPLAQQSAHPSAPLRRIYERPSTACSKPQRVKQNSESERRSPSSEDDRDERESRAEIQNAEEYNEIFQPKNSISRTPPRRSEPFPAPPEDDTATAKEAAKPSPPMDSQFPVPNLEVLPRPPVVTPTPAPKAEPAIIPATRNEPIGLKASDFLPAVKIPQQAELVDEDAMSQIRKGHDTMCVVLTSRHKNLDTVRAVWTTGDIKTSVDSAVAINDLSVVVDLLNIVNQKASLWKLDLCTTVLPQIEKLLQSKYESYVQTGCTSLKLILQRFLPLITDILAAPPSVGVDISREERLHKCRLCYKQLKSISGLVKSKSALSGRHGSAFRELHLLMASLD from the exons ATGGCCACCCCTGTGGTCACCAAGACGGCCTGGAAGTTGC AGGAGATTGTTGCCCACGCCAGCAATGTGTCCTCACTGGTACTGGGCAAAGCCTCCGGGCGGCTGCTGGCTACTGGTGGAGATGACTGCCGTGTCAACCTGTGGTCCATCAACAAACCCAACTGCATCATG agcctgacaggtcACACGTCCCCAGTGGAGAGCGTCCGCCTCAACACCCCGGAGGAGCTCATTGTGGCCGGCTCCCAGTCGGGCTCCATCCGCGTCTGGGACCTAGAAGCTGCCAAAA TTCTTCGCACACTTATGGGACACAAAGCCAACATCTGCAGCCTGGATTTCCACCCGTACGGCGAGTTTGTAGCCTCAGGTTCCCAGGACACGAACATCAAG CTCTGGGACATCAGGAGGAAAGGTTGTGTCTTCCGATACAGG GGACACAGCCAGGCTGTGCGGTGTCTGCGGTTCAGCCCCGACGGGAAGTGGTTGGCATCGGCCGCAGATGACCACACAGTGAAG ctctgggATCTGACTGCTGGCAAGATGATGTCCGAGTTTCCTGGTCACACGGGACCTGTCAACGTGGTGGAGTTTCACCCCAATGAGTACCTCCTGGCTTCTGGCAGCTCTGACAG GACCATCCGGTTCTGGGATCTGGAGAAGTTCCAGGTGGTGAGCTGCATCGAAGGAGAGCCAGGGCCTGTCAG GAGCGTCCTCTTCAACCCCGATGGCTGCTGCCTGTACAGTGGCTGCCAGGACTCTCTGCGCGTCTATGGCTGGGAGCCCGAGCGCTGTTTTGACGTGGTCCTGGTCAGCTGGGGCAAGGTGGCCGACCTGGCTGTCTGCAACGACCAGCTG ATAGGTGTGGCCTTCTCCCAGAGCAACGTCTCCTCTTATGTGGTGGACCTGACGCGGGTCACCAGGACAGGCACCGTGGCCCAGGACCTTGTGCAGGACAGCCGGCCCCTGGCGCAACAGTCAGCCCACCCTAGTGCCCCGCTTCGGCGCATCTATGAGCGGCCCAGCACGGCCTGCAGCAAGCCGCAGAG GGTGAAGCAGAACTCGGAGAGCGAGCGCCGTAGCCCTAGCAGCGAGGATGACCGGGACGAGCGGGAGTCTCGGGCCGAGATCCAGAACGCCGAGGAGTACAATGAGATCTTCCAGCCCAAGAACAGCATCA GTCGGACACCACCCCGAAGAAGTGAGCCCTTCCCGGCACCCCCCGAGGACG acACGGCCACAGCCAAGGAGGCGGCAAAGCCCAGCCCACCCATGGACTCGCAGTTCCCGGTGCCAAAT CTCGAGGTCCTGCCCCGGCCCCCGGTCGTCACTCCCACTCCCGCACCCAAGGCCGAGCCAGCCATCATCCCTGCCACCCGGAATGAGCCCATTGGGCTGAAGGCCTCTGACTTCCTGCCC GCCGTGAAGATCCCCCAGCAGGCGGAGCTGGTCGACGAGGACGCCATGTCGCAGATCCGCAAAGGCCACGACACCATGTGCGTGGTACTCACCAGCCGCCATAAGAACCTGGACACCGTGCGGGCCGTGTGGACCACGGGTGACATCAAG ACGTCGGTGGACTCAGCCGTGGCTATCAATGACCTGTCGGTGGTCGTGGACCTCCTCAACATTGTCAACCAGAAAGC ctccctgtGGAAGCTGGACCTGTGCACCACGGTCTTGCCGCAGATCGagaagcttctgcagagcaaataTGAGAG CTAtgtccagactggctgcacctcCCTGAAGCTGATCCTGCAGCGGTTTCTGCCCCTGATCACTGACATCCTGGCGGCCCCACCATCTGTGGGTGTGGACATCAGCCgggaggagag GCTACACAAGTGCCGGCTCTGCTACAAGCAGCTGAAGAGCATCAGTGGCCTCGTCAAGAGCAAGTCGGCTCTGAGTGGCCGCCACGGCAGTGCCTTCCGCGAGCTGCACCTACTCATGGCCAGTTTGGACTGA
- the KIFC3 gene encoding kinesin-like protein KIFC3 isoform X4: MVENERLRQEMRRFEAELQELRAKPVAPCTGCEHSQESAQLRDKLSQLQLEVVENKGMLSELNLEVQQKTDRLAEVELRLKDCLAEKAQEEERLSRRLRDSHETIASLRAQSPPVKYVIKTVEVESSKTKQALSESQARNQHLQEQVAMQRQVLKEMEQQLQSSHQLTAQLRAQIAMYESELERAHGQMLEEMQSLEEDKNRAIEEAFARAQVEMKAVHENLAGVRTNLLTLQPALRTLTNDYNGLKRQVRGFPLLLQEALKSVKAEIGQAIEEVNSNNQELLRKYRRELQLRKKCHNELVRLKGNIRVIARVRPVTKEDGEGPEATNAVTFDADDDSIIHLLHKGKPVSFELDKVFSPRASQQDVFQEVQALITSCIDGFNVCIFAYGQTGAGKTYTMEGTPENPGINQRALQLLFSEVQEKASDWDYTITVSAAEIYNEVLRDLLGQEPQEKLEIRLCPDGSGQLYVPGLTEFRVQSVEDINKVFEFGHTNRTTEFTNLNEHSSRSHALLIVTVRGVDCSTGLRTTGKLNLVDLAGSERVGKSGAEGSRLREAQHINKSLSALGDVIAALRSRQGHVPFRNSKLTYLLQDSLSGDSKTLMVVQVSPVEKNTSETLYSLKFAERVRSVELGPGSRRAELGSWSSQEHLEWEPACQTPQPSARAHSAPSSGTTSRPGSIRRKLQPLGKSRPVPV, encoded by the exons ATGGTGGAGAATGAACGGCTGAGGCAGGAGATGCGGCGCTTCGAGGCAGAGCTGCAGGAGCTGCGGGCCAAGCCGGTGGCCCCCTGCACGGGCTGCGAGCACAGCCAG GAGAGCGCCCAGCTCCGGGACAAGCTGTCACAGCTGCAGCTGGAGGTGGTGGAGAACAAGGGCATGCTTTCGGAGCTGAACCTGGAGGTGCAGCAGAAGACCGACCGGCTGGCGGAGGTCGAGCTGCGGCTCAAGGACTGCCTGGCCGAGAAGGCGCAGGAGGAGGAGCGGCTGAGCCGGCGCCTCCGGGACAGCCACGAGACCATCGCCAGCCTGCGGGCCCAGTCGCCGCCAGTCAAG TATGTCATCAAGACCGTGGAAGTGGAGTCGTCCAAGACCAAGCAGGCCCTCAGCGAGTCCCAGGCCCGGAACCAGCACCTGCAGGAGCAGGTGGCCATGCAGAGGCAGGTGCTGAAGGAGATGGAGCAGCAGCTGCAGAGCTCGCACCAGCTGACCGCGCAGCTCCGGGCGCAG ATCGCCATGTACGAGTCAGAGCTGGAGCGGGCACACGGGCAGATGCTGGAGGAGATGCAGTCCCTGGAGGAGGACAAGAACCGGGCCATCGAGGAGGCCTTTGCCAGAGCCCAGGTGGAGATGAAGGCTGTGCACGAGAACCTGGCAG GTGTCCGGACCAACCTGCTGACGCTGCAGCCAGCGCTGCGGACCCTCACCAACGACTACAATGGGCTCAAGCGGCAGGTGCGTGGCTTCCCCTTGCTCCTGCAGGAGGCTCTCAAGAGTGTCAAGGCCGAG ATCGGCCAAGCCATCGAGGAGGTCAACAGCAACAACCAGGAGCTCCTGCGCAAGTACCGCCGGGAGCTGCAGCTGCGCAAGAAGTGCCACAATGAGCTCGTGCGGCTGAAAG GGAATATCCGGGTGATTGCTCGTGTCAGGCCAGTCACCAAAGAGGACGGAGAAGGACCCGAAGCGACCAATGCTGTGACCTTCGATGCTGACGATGACTCCATCATCCACCTACTGCACAAAGGAAAGCCTGTGTCCTTTGAGCTGGACAAGGTCTTCTCCCCGCGGGCCTCACAGCAGGAC GTGTTCCAGGAGGTACAAGCCCTGATCACCTCCTGTATTGACGGCTTCAACGTCTGCATCTTTGCCTATGGCCAGACAGGTGCCGGCAAGACCTACACGATGGAG GGGACCCCTGAGAACCCAGGCATCAACCAGCGGGCCCTGCAGCTGCTCTTCTCCGAGGTGCAGGAGAAGGCATCCGACTGGGACTACACCATCACCGTCAGCGCTGCCGAGATCTACAACGAGGTCCTCAG GGACTTGCTggggcaggagccccaggagaAGCTGGAGATCCGGCTGTGCCCAGACGGCAGCGGGCAGCTGTACGTGCCGGGGCTGACAGAGTTCCGGGTGCAGAGCGTGGAGGACATCAACAAG gTGTTTGAGTTTGGCCACACCAACCGCACGACCGAGTTCACCAACCTGAACGAGCACAGCTCCCGCTCACACGCCCTGCTCATCGTGACGGTGCGCGGGGTGGACTGCAGCACGGGCCTCCGCACCACGG GGAAGCTGAACCTGGTGGACCTGGCCGGCTCGGAGCGCGTGGGCAAGTCAGGGGCTGAGGGCAGCCGCCTGCGGGAGGCGCAGCACATCAACAAGTCGCTGTCAGCCCTGGGGGACGTCATCGCCGCCCTGCGCTCCCGCCAGGGCCACGTGCCCTTCCGCAACTCCAAACTCACCTACCTGCTGCAGGACTCGCTCAGTGGAGACAGCAAGACCCTCATGGTGGTGCAG GTGTCCCCCGTGGAGAAGAACACCAGCGAGACGCTGTACTCCCTGAAGTTTGCAGAGAGGGTGCGCTCTGTGGAGCTGGGCCCTGGGTCCCGCAGGGCAGAGCTCGGGTCCTGGTCCAGCCAGGAGCACTTGGAG TGGGAGCCGGCTTGCCAGACCCCACAGCCCTCGGCACGAGCACACTCAGCCCCCAGCTCCGGGACCACCAGCCGCCCAGGCTCCATCCGGAGGAAGCTGCAGCCCTTGG GGAAGTCAAGGCCGGTGCCTGTGTGA
- the KATNB1 gene encoding katanin p80 WD40 repeat-containing subunit B1 isoform X2 — MATPVVTKTAWKLQEIVAHASNVSSLVLGKASGRLLATGGDDCRVNLWSINKPNCIMSLTGHTSPVESVRLNTPEELIVAGSQSGSIRVWDLEAAKILRTLMGHKANICSLDFHPYGEFVASGSQDTNIKLWDIRRKGCVFRYRGHSQAVRCLRFSPDGKWLASAADDHTVKLWDLTAGKMMSEFPGHTGPVNVVEFHPNEYLLASGSSDRTIRFWDLEKFQVVSCIEGEPGPVRSVLFNPDGCCLYSGCQDSLRVYGWEPERCFDVVLVSWGKVADLAVCNDQLIGVAFSQSNVSSYVVDLTRVTRTGTVAQDLVQDSRPLAQQSAHPSAPLRRIYERPSTACSKPQRVKQNSESERRSPSSEDDRDERESRAEIQNAEEYNEIFQPKNSISRTPPRRSEPFPAPPEDDTATAKEAAKPSPPMDSQFPVPNAEPAIIPATRNEPIGLKASDFLPAVKIPQQAELVDEDAMSQIRKGHDTMCVVLTSRHKNLDTVRAVWTTGDIKTSVDSAVAINDLSVVVDLLNIVNQKASLWKLDLCTTVLPQIEKLLQSKYESYVQTGCTSLKLILQRFLPLITDILAAPPSVGVDISREERLHKCRLCYKQLKSISGLVKSKSALSGRHGSAFRELHLLMASLD, encoded by the exons ATGGCCACCCCTGTGGTCACCAAGACGGCCTGGAAGTTGC AGGAGATTGTTGCCCACGCCAGCAATGTGTCCTCACTGGTACTGGGCAAAGCCTCCGGGCGGCTGCTGGCTACTGGTGGAGATGACTGCCGTGTCAACCTGTGGTCCATCAACAAACCCAACTGCATCATG agcctgacaggtcACACGTCCCCAGTGGAGAGCGTCCGCCTCAACACCCCGGAGGAGCTCATTGTGGCCGGCTCCCAGTCGGGCTCCATCCGCGTCTGGGACCTAGAAGCTGCCAAAA TTCTTCGCACACTTATGGGACACAAAGCCAACATCTGCAGCCTGGATTTCCACCCGTACGGCGAGTTTGTAGCCTCAGGTTCCCAGGACACGAACATCAAG CTCTGGGACATCAGGAGGAAAGGTTGTGTCTTCCGATACAGG GGACACAGCCAGGCTGTGCGGTGTCTGCGGTTCAGCCCCGACGGGAAGTGGTTGGCATCGGCCGCAGATGACCACACAGTGAAG ctctgggATCTGACTGCTGGCAAGATGATGTCCGAGTTTCCTGGTCACACGGGACCTGTCAACGTGGTGGAGTTTCACCCCAATGAGTACCTCCTGGCTTCTGGCAGCTCTGACAG GACCATCCGGTTCTGGGATCTGGAGAAGTTCCAGGTGGTGAGCTGCATCGAAGGAGAGCCAGGGCCTGTCAG GAGCGTCCTCTTCAACCCCGATGGCTGCTGCCTGTACAGTGGCTGCCAGGACTCTCTGCGCGTCTATGGCTGGGAGCCCGAGCGCTGTTTTGACGTGGTCCTGGTCAGCTGGGGCAAGGTGGCCGACCTGGCTGTCTGCAACGACCAGCTG ATAGGTGTGGCCTTCTCCCAGAGCAACGTCTCCTCTTATGTGGTGGACCTGACGCGGGTCACCAGGACAGGCACCGTGGCCCAGGACCTTGTGCAGGACAGCCGGCCCCTGGCGCAACAGTCAGCCCACCCTAGTGCCCCGCTTCGGCGCATCTATGAGCGGCCCAGCACGGCCTGCAGCAAGCCGCAGAG GGTGAAGCAGAACTCGGAGAGCGAGCGCCGTAGCCCTAGCAGCGAGGATGACCGGGACGAGCGGGAGTCTCGGGCCGAGATCCAGAACGCCGAGGAGTACAATGAGATCTTCCAGCCCAAGAACAGCATCA GTCGGACACCACCCCGAAGAAGTGAGCCCTTCCCGGCACCCCCCGAGGACG acACGGCCACAGCCAAGGAGGCGGCAAAGCCCAGCCCACCCATGGACTCGCAGTTCCCGGTGCCAAAT GCCGAGCCAGCCATCATCCCTGCCACCCGGAATGAGCCCATTGGGCTGAAGGCCTCTGACTTCCTGCCC GCCGTGAAGATCCCCCAGCAGGCGGAGCTGGTCGACGAGGACGCCATGTCGCAGATCCGCAAAGGCCACGACACCATGTGCGTGGTACTCACCAGCCGCCATAAGAACCTGGACACCGTGCGGGCCGTGTGGACCACGGGTGACATCAAG ACGTCGGTGGACTCAGCCGTGGCTATCAATGACCTGTCGGTGGTCGTGGACCTCCTCAACATTGTCAACCAGAAAGC ctccctgtGGAAGCTGGACCTGTGCACCACGGTCTTGCCGCAGATCGagaagcttctgcagagcaaataTGAGAG CTAtgtccagactggctgcacctcCCTGAAGCTGATCCTGCAGCGGTTTCTGCCCCTGATCACTGACATCCTGGCGGCCCCACCATCTGTGGGTGTGGACATCAGCCgggaggagag GCTACACAAGTGCCGGCTCTGCTACAAGCAGCTGAAGAGCATCAGTGGCCTCGTCAAGAGCAAGTCGGCTCTGAGTGGCCGCCACGGCAGTGCCTTCCGCGAGCTGCACCTACTCATGGCCAGTTTGGACTGA